A window of Bacteroidota bacterium genomic DNA:
AAAGTGCATTATACCGGTTCTTTTCTTGATGGAACCATCTTTGATAGCAGTGTGCAACGTGGTAAGCCAATTGATTTTGGATTAAATCAAGTTATTAGAGGCTGGACAGAGGGCTTGCAACTAATGAAGGAAGGCGCTAAATACAAATTTTACATTCCATACAACCTTGCCTATGGCGAACAAGGATACCCTGGTGCAATACCTCCAAAAAGCGATTTGATTTTTGAAGTGGAGTTGATTAAGATAAATTAGTCGTCCCTTAAAAAGTCGGTTTCACAAATTGATTATAAAACAAAAATCGCGAGATGAAATTTTCTAGCAGTTTTATACCGTAGTCATTAACCTATGCTTCCATAGGTTAATGACTCGTTTAGCTCAGAGACCACAGACTATTCATTTGAACTATTCAATAAGAATTTAAGTTTCGCTAGTATAGCTAACAAAATTTAGAAAATATTGGTAAAAAAACCTGCCTAACCTACAGCGTGCCTCTCTTTTCCTGCTCTCGTTCTATAGATTCGAATAATGCTTTGAAATTTCCGGCTCCAAACCCACGTGCACCCATTCGTTGTATAATTTCAAAAAACAAGGTAGGTCTGTCCTCTACAGGTTTGGTAAATATTTGTAGTAAATATCCTTCTTCATCGGCATCAACAAGAATAGCTAGTTTTTCTAACACGTTAATGTCCTCTTTCATTATACTCATGTGACTACCCAAACGCTTCGGTATTTCTTGGTAGTAAGCATGTGGTGGTGCTGATAAAAACTCTACCCCACGGGCGCGCAATTCAGAAACTGTTTTTATAATATCGTCTGTAGCAACTGCTATATGCTGCACTCCGGGGCTTTCGTAAAAATCTAAATATTCTTCTATTTGCGACTTCTTTTTTCCTTCTGCAGGCTCGTTAATTGGAAATTTAATTCGTCCATTTCCGTTGCTCATTACTTTACTCATCAATGCCGAGTATTCGGTATGAATTTGTTTGTCGTCAAACGATAAAAAGTTTACAAATCCCATTACATCTTCGTACCATTTTACCCATTGATTCATTTCGCCCCAACCTACATTCCCCACCATGTGGTCGATAAACTTCAACCCTGTTGGCGTTGGATTATAATCCGACTTCCAAGGCTTGTACCCCGGCATGAATGTGCCTTTGTAATTTTTTCGTTCTACAAAAATGTGTACTGTTTCGCCATAGGTATAAATGCCGGAGCGTACCACCTCTCCATGCTCGTCTTTTTCTACAGTAGGCTGCATAAAAGGTTTTGCACCACGTTTAGTGGTTTCTTCAAATGATTTAGTAGCATCTTCTACCCACAGTGCAATTACTTTTACACCATCTCCATGTTTTTTTAAATGCTCATTTATTGGCGAATCGCTCTTAAGCGGAGTTGTAAGCACCAGCCTAATTTTATCTTGAGCCAATACATAGGATGTTCTGTCTTTAACACCAGTTTCAAGTCCTGCATACGCAAGCGATTGAAACCCAAAAGCTGTTTTATAAAAGTGGGCCGATTGCTTAGCATTCCCCACATAAAATTCTACATAATCAGTACCAAGAAGTGGAAGAAAATCTTGTGCACCTTCGAATATTTTTTCTAATCCGTATTCTACGTTTTTTATTTCTTTTGACATCGTATAATTAGTTTGCATTTATTAGTAAGTGGTATGTAAGTGTGTACACCTTTCATATTGTATATTACCAAAAGTACTTATAACTTAAACATTCAACATTTTTAATTCTTAATTCATAATTCCCTACTCCACCCAGCTTTTATAGTATTTTCCATCATCAATTCCCATGGCAGCTTCCGTAACCATTAATGGTTTAAATGTGTCTACCATTACTGCTAATTCTTGCGTTTCTTTCTGACCGATACTGCGTTCCATTGCACCCGGTGCCGGCCCGTGCGGAATACCTTTTGGATGCAATGTTATATGACCTTGTTTAATATTATTTCTACTCATAAAATCACCATCTACATAATACAATACTTCGTCCGAATCTATATTACTGTGATTATAAGGTGCCGGAATTGCCTGTGGATGGTAGTCGTACAAGCGAGGGCAAAATGAACATACCACAAACGTATCTGTCTCAAACGTTTGATGCACCGGAGGTGGCTGATGCACACGTCCTGTAATAGGTTCGAAATTATGAATAGAAAATCCATACGGAAAATTATATCCATCCCAACCTATCACATCAAAGGGATGTGTGGCATACACCACATCGTGCAACATTCCTTCTTTTTTTACTTTAATAAGAAAATCGCCTTTCTTATCGTGGGTTTCAATGGTAACAGGCAATTTATAATCCCGTTCGCAAAAAGGCGAATGCTCCAACATTTGACCAAAATGATTGCGATAGCGTTTAGGTGTGTAAATTGGTGCAAACGATTCTAAAAACAATAAACGATTATCTGTGGAGTTGAATTCCATTTGGTAAATCATGCCTCGGGGAATAACAAGATAGTCGCCATATTCAAAAGGAATATTCCCCATAAACGTTTTTAGTGTGCCCGAACCCTTATGTATAAATAGCATTTCATCGGCATCGGCATTCTTATAAAAATAAGACGTGGTAGATTCTTGAGGTGCAGCCAACCCCAAATGAACATCGTTGTTTACAAGCAATGCTGTTCTGCTTTCTAAAAAATCTGCCTTAGGTTGTACTTTAAACCCCTCTAATAGCAACGCTTTAATGTTTTTTTGTATTGCAATTTTAGGACTTACATCCTTCGAGCCAAGAATTTCTTTTACCTGAGTTGGTCTGTGTACATGATACAACAAAGACGACATGCCACTAAATCCTTCTGTACCAAAAAGCTGCTCGTAATAATGTTTGTTGTCTTTACTTTGAAATACTACATGGCGTTTTTGAGGAATATCTCCCAATTTGTGGTATATAGGCATATTTACTTTGTATTAAAAAACAATTTTTTGATTGAACTGTGAACCAAAAAATAATTTTTATGTATACCTAAATTTACTAATAAGAATATGATTTTTAAAGATAAGGGACGGAAATATTAGCTGATTTTTGTCACTTTACCATTCTCTAACTTATACTTTTGTTTGCTCTCAGAACATACTGCTACTCCATCTTTATCAAAGCTTAGGCGATGCCCATATTCGCTCATCCAACCGATTTGTTTAGCAGGATTGCCTACAAACAAGGCATATGCGGGAACATTTTTAGTAACTACAGCTCCGGCACCAATAAAGGCAAACTCTCCAATATCATGTCCACACACAATAGTTGCATTTGCGCCAATAGTAGCACCTGTGCCTACATGCGTTTTAGCATATTCGCTTTTTCTATTTACTGCGCTGCGCGGATTTATTACATTGGTAAAAACCATAGACGGACCCAGAAACACATCATCTCCGCAAGTTACTCCAGTATAAATAGAAACATTGTTTTGCACTTTTACATTTTTGCCCAACACTACATCCGGAGAAATAACCACATTTTGACCAATGTTGCAATTCTCGCCAATAGTGCAATTAGGCATAATGTGCGAAAAATGCCAAATCTTTACACCTTTTGCTATTTTACAACCTTCGTCAACTACGGCAGTTGGGTGAGAAAAAAAAATATTTTCCATGAAAAAATAATTTAATACGTACTTATATGCTACCTATCGTGTAATCGTAGCTTTCCATAATTTGATTTGCCAATAATTTTTTACACGCTTCGTCAACTTTAGCTTTTGCAGTGGCTTCGTCTGTGGCATCGATTTCTAATGTAATATGTTTACCTACACGCACATTCTCAATCTCTGCCAATCCAATATTTTTCATACTAGATGTAACGGCTTTGCCTTGTGGGTCTAACAGTGCTTTTAAAGGCATTATATTTATTTCAGCTTTAAACTTCATATGGCTACTTGTTTTTAAATTGTGCTATAAGGGGTTTTCAAGTTTATTCAAGGCAGCAACTATTGAGTGGGCTTTTTCTTCAAACCGCCAAATACTAGAGATAGTAATATGTACAAAGGCACCACCAAAAGCAATCCTATATACTGGAAGAAGGCAATAAGTATAATGGAAGATACCACCAATATGTATTGTGGCTTGTTGTCGGCAAATGAAAATGTTTCCATTTTAAAAGAGAACATACGAATGTTTGCAACCAACAAATATGATAAAAACACTACCAACACCAACAGAAAATAAGGATTCAAAACAGCCGAATTAAGCAGCCATTCATTAATATTTGTTGGATTCTCAATTACTAACGGGAAAGACGCTATTAACAACGTATTGCCGGGAGTAGCCAACCCAATAAATGTTTTATGCTGACGAGTATCGATATTGAATTTAGCCAAACGCCATGCAGAAAATAGTGTAATTAAAAAGGCAACGTACGATAGTTTTGTATAAACAGTTCGTGCTTCTAATGACATATTCTCTTGAATAGATTGGTATATAAGGGCTCCGCCAATTAATTTAAACATAATAACACCCGGAACAAGTCCAAAAGAAACCATGTCAGCAAGTGAATCCAACTCTTTACCAATGGGACTATTTGCTTTTAATGCTCTAGCCATAAAGCCATCTAAGAAATCAAAAATTAGAGAAAAGCCTACACAGTAGGATGCTCCAACCAAATTATTATTTAGTGCAGCAACTGTAGCAATGCAGCCAAACAAGAGATTTGCAAGAGTAAAAAAATTGGGAATATTATTTCGCATCGTTAATTTGCTATTTAAGCTACAATATAAATAATCTTATCTAAAATTAACATAATCTAATTCAATAATATAAATTTACCCCACAAATTAGCCAATGTTATTCAACTCCATTCATTTTATTGTATTTCTACCCATTGTTTTTATGCTGTATTGGAGCATAAAGCATGAATGGAGATGGATATTGCTTCTCATTGCCAGCTATTATTTTTATTTAAGTTGGGAGCCTTGGTTTGGGTTGTTACTATTAGGCACTACAATCGTTGATTATTATTCCGCAATAAAAATTTACAATACTCAAGACAAACACAAAAAGAAAATTTGGTTATCTATAAGCCTAACAGCCAACTTAGGATGTTTGGCTTATTTTAAATACAGTAGTTTTTTTTACAATTCGATTATTGACATTGTAAATATGACATCAGGCAAAGGTCTGGAAAGTATATCCAGCATTATACTTCCCGTTGGTCTATCCTTCTATACATTTCAGTCTATTAGCTACACAATAGATGTATATAGAAGCGTAAACAAACCCGAAACTAATTTAGCTCGTTTTGCTTTATACGTATCGTTTTTCCCCCAACTGGTTGCAGGGCCTGTAGAACGTTTTTCGCATTTAATGCCTCAGCTGTACGAAAAAAAAGAATTTAATTATTCAGATTTTGGAGAGGGAATTAGACTCTGCATTTGGGGATTCTTTAAAAAACTAGTAGTAGCTGATAGGTTAGCCACTTTTGTTGACCCCGTGTTTAACGATGTAGAAAATTACTCCGGATTAACATTTTTAGTTGCGGGCTTTTTCTTTGTGGTGCAGCTGTATTGCGACTTTTCGGGATACACGGATATAGCAAGAGGTGTAGCAAAGTTCTTTGGCTTTAGCCTACTTATTAATTTCAATCGACCTCTATTGTCAACATCTATACGAGATTTCTGGAAGCGCCATCATATTTCTATGACAACGTGGTTTAGAGACTATTTATACTTTTCTTTGGGTGGGAATAAAAAAGGATTTACAAAACAGATAACAAATATATTTATAGTATTCTTAATTAGTGGCTTGTGGCACGGGGCCGGTTGGAACTTTGTTTTGTGGGGATTTTTTCATGCTTTGTTTTTTTCTTTAGAATTAATCGTGTCGAAGTTTTCGTTTTATAAAAAAACAACCACTGCTCAACATTCATTATTTAACACCCAACGCTTCTTAGGTTGGATTTATTTTTTATTAGTGCACTCCATTACATTAATCTTGTTTCGCACCAAGAGCATTCATGATATACACTTTATTTTTTCTTCGTTGTTTTCTTTTTCCCATTTTGATGCCATCAACACACTTAACCAACTCCTATCTATAAATACAACGTTTCCTTTGTTTGTAACACTTACCGTTGTTTTATTTTTATTTAGCGCTGACTTTATATCCGAAAGAATTGAAAAAAAGGGATATACTATACCCAACTTTTTACTTATTGCATATTACTTAGTGCTTACAGTAGCTATATTTATTTTAGGTCAATTTAATGCAAATGAATTTGTCTATTTTCAATTTTAAATCTTTTGTACTATTAGTCATTATGGCTATTCTACTGCTTTTTGCAGCTAGAGAAGCTATTTATATTGGCATTAGAAAAAACGAAATTGGAGAATTCGATAAGCTAAATACCATCTTTATAAAGAAAAACAATTTTGATGTTCTGTTAGTTGGCTCATCAAGAATGGAATCGCATGTGCACCCCGGAATTATCGATTCTGTTTGCCATACATCGAGCTATAATATTGGAATGGATGGTGGCTCTTTGCCTTTTGTTTACGGTGTTTTCAAATCGTATTTAGTTAATAGCGCTACCCCTAAAGTAGTAGTGTTTAATATTGATATGCACTCGTATAGTTTGAAAAAAATTGTAATTAATCGCTTTCCTCGCTACTTCCCTTATTTAAAAAACAAGGAACTACATACTGTATGTAGTGCACTAGATGAACGCTTCCCCTATTTCAAGTACATTCCAATGTACAGTCTTCCTTATTTAAATGACACGTATCTTAATGCAAGCGTAAGAGGTTATTTTGGGAAGAAAAGCGAATTTGACAAGGCATTTTATAAAGGCTATGTTCCTATTCCACAACAATTACATCAGAACGTAGATACGGTTACCTATAAAATATTTGCTTCGCCTACACAGCCTATTATCTTCGAATCCTTCGACTCTACCATAGCATTGTGCAATAAATTAAACACTAGGCTAGTGTTTGTTATTTCTCCCATGTATTACAAAGGTTCCGTGGTGGTAAGTAATTTGGCAACTCTAAAAAAAGAGTTTATGGCAAAAGCGGCAGAAAAAAACATCCGATTCATTGATTATTCAACAGATACAATGTGTTTTAATCCTAGTTTTTTTGCAGACCCTTACCACCTAAATACAAAAGGCGCTTATGTTTTCTCGACAAAACTAGCCTCTGATTTAAAGCAATATTTAAAGTAAAAAAGCGTTTTAGTAATTGTTTTGCAATTACATAATCTATACTTATATTAATGTCTATGAATTACATTCATTTGAAGAGATTTACATTTTCGCTTTTAGTATGCACATCGACTATTTTATTTGCACAAGCACCAAAATACAGTAATGAATTTTTATCTGTAGGGGTTGGCGCAAGAGCACTAGGCATGTCGAATGCAGTGGTAGCCTCTGTAAACGATGTAACATCGGGATATTGGAATCCGGCAGGACTTGTGCACATGAATAGCAACGTACAAGTGGGGTTAATGCACTCCGAATACTTTGCGGGAATTGCAAAATATGATTATGGCAGTTTTGCCTTTAAAATAGATAGTTCCAGCGCAATCGGATTTAGCCTAATTCGTTTTGGTGTAGATAATATTCCCAACACTACCGAACTTATTGATGCGCAAGGCAACATTAATTACGACAGAATAACAACATTCTCCTCTATTGACTATGGGTTTCTTGTTTCTTATGCACGCAAACTAAAAATAGAAGGACTTAACCTAGGAGTAAATGCTAAAGTGGTAAGGCGCACAGTAGGTGATTTTGGTGGAGCTTGGGGATTTGGCGCAGATGCTGGAATACAATACAACAAAAACAAATGGTTATTCGGATTAATGGCAAGAGACATTACCACCACTTTTAACGCTTGGAGTTACACCCTATCCGACCAAACAAAAAACACATTTGCTTTAACAGGAAATGAAATACCGGAGAATAGCTTAGAAATTACCCTTCCAAAACTAATTTTAGGAGTGTCCAAAAAGTTTTCTTTTTTTACAAATCGCTTTTCTGTAGCTCCAGAAGCAAACTTGATGTTTACGTTTGATGGCAAACGAAACGTGGTAATAAAAAGTGATTTTACAAGTATAGACCCGACTCTTGGATTGGAGATGGATTATCAGAATTTGATATTTTTCAGAGCAGGAATTGGCAATATTCAACAAACTACAGATGTAACCAATAAGTCCGTTACTACGTTTCAGCCTAATATAGGGGCAGGTGTAAAAATAAAAGGCGTTACGCTTGATTATGCACTTACAGATATTGGAGATAGGTCTATCGCTTTATATTCGAATGTGTTTTCGTTAAAAATAGATATTAATAAGCGTGTCAATAAAACATAATTACTTTTTAAAAAACATAACCCTATTTATTCTTTTTGCTGCAAACGCTGCATTATCGCAGCCTTATGGCAACGAGTGGATAAATTATTCGCAAAAATATTACAAAATAAAAGTTGTAAAAGATGGAGTTTACAAACTAGACTCTACCACCCTTGCAAAGTCTGGATTTCCTGTTGCGACAATCGACCCAAGAAACTTACAGCTCTTTGCAAGAGGCAAGGAACAACCCATGCACATTGTAGGACAGAACGATGGTAAATTTAACACAAACGATTACCTACTTTTTTATGGTGTACGCAATGATGGTTATTTAGACTCCGCATTATACTTGGGCGGAGCAGCGTCTCAACCAAACCCCTACTACAGTTTATATAATGATACGGCTATTTATTTTTTAACGTATAACTCATCACTAACCAATAAAAGATTTGCGCTAGAAAGCGACATTACTTTTTCTTCATACACTCCCATAAATTATGTTTGGAAAAAAGAGGTTAGTTATTTTAGTGCATTTTATTTGGATGGTGCTACCAATGTATTTAACAGCACGGACGCAGAATTCACAAATAGTGAGGGATGGTTTGACACAAGAATTGACTTAAATGTTACAAGGAGTTACAATCTTCCTACAAATAATATTTACACACTTGGGCCAAATGCATCAGTTAAAACACTAGTTGTTGGTTCGAGTAATTTTGGCGCACTAAACCCCGACCACCATGTAGAAATAACAGTTGGCGGGCAAATGCAGGATTCTACGTTTGAAGGTTATGTTCCTGTACCTTTCACATTTACTATTCCACCGGCAAATTTAACCACAGTACAAACAACTGCTATCGTAAAAAATGTTGATATTTGGGCTACTCCAAGTCTTTCTGTTACAGCATCGTTTGTTGTACCTTATTTTTCCATTAACTATCCACACACGTTAGATTTTGAAGGGAAATCTTTGTTTGATTTTCATGTAAAAGACAATCAAACGCAAAGCAAATCATACATACAGGCTACCAATATTCCTAACGGCAATTACTGGCTATTTGACATCACAAACCAAAAAATTATTTCGTATTCTTTCAATGGTGCTACCTTACAAGCATTGATCCCTAATAGCAATAACGAAAAGCATTGTTTGTTAATAGACCAAGGGAATTTTTTTAGTGTTGATACACTTCTCACTGTAAGTAACAACGGAACGTTTACCGATTTTACACAATTGGCAGTCGATTCGGCTTATCTAATTGTAACACACAAAAGTTTACTTTCGGAAGCCAACAACTACAAGCAATACAGAAGTATGGATCCGAATGGAGGAAATTACAACGTAGTAGTTGCCGATGTAGATGAACTATACGACCAATTTGCTCATGGGATTGTAAAAAATCCATTGTCTATCCGAAGATTTTCGGAGTTTGCATACGACACATGGAATAGCCCGCCTAAGTACTTGTTTTTAATTGGGAAGTCAGCTTGGGTAAATTCAAATAGTAGTGGGCAAAATGCTAGAAAGTACGATGCCAATTATTATGCAACATTGGTGCCAAGTATAAACAATCCTCCGTGTGATAATTTTTTCACAATGAAAATGAATGGTTCGGGATACAAAATGCTTATTCCAACCGGTAGATACGCTGCCCGAACGCCCAATGAAGTTGACATTTATTTAGACAAAGTTAAAGAACACGAAAGTGCTCAACCTGACGAATGGATGAAAAACATTTTGCACTTTGGCGGAGGAACCAATAGTGGTGAATTGCAGCAATTAAAAGGCTATTTAGATGGCTACAAAACTATTGCAGAGGATACAATGTTCGGAGGCATCGTAAAAACATTTTCAAAAACAACATCTGCTCCTATTCAAATAGCCATTACAGATTCAATAAAAGGGTTGATAAATAACGGGGTTACGCTTATGACGTTTTTTGGGCACGGTGGTGCGCAAAATTTTGACCAAAGCATAGATTTACCACAAAACTATAACAACAAAGGCAAGTACCCAATGCTGGTTGCAAACTCCTGTTATTCGGGCAATATACACATTGCCGTTACAGGACTTCCCTCCCTTGGCGAATCGTTTGTTATTCTTCAAGACAAAGGCACTATCGGTTTTTTAGGAACCATATCTCAAGGTATTTCAACCGGGTTAGATAATTTTACCAGTAGATTTTATACAAATTTTTCTAAAAACATGTATGGTCAAAGTATTGGCAATATTATCCAAAAAACCGTTGATTTTCTAGAGCCAATTTCCAACTTCGATCCTATCACAAAAGCAACGTGCATGGAAATGACACTACATTGCGACCCTGCTATAGTTTTAAACTCTTGGCCAAAACCGGATTATAAAATAAGCAACAGCAATGTATACTTCGACACTAAAACAAATCCTGACTCCATTAAAGTATATGCCATTGTAACAAATGTTGGCAGAGCCATTAGCGATTCTTTTTACGTAGAGTTTACCAGAAAAAAACCAAACGATTCTTTGGAAACAATATACGTGTATTCCCCATCTACCCTATTTAAAGACACCCTATCTGCATCTTTTGCAATTGGTGCAAACGGATATGGTGTAAATAAATTTATAGTAAAAATAGACCCCATAAATATTATTGATGAATTAGTAGAAACAAATAATTCAACCAATCCGGAAATAGAATTACTGGTATCAGGACGCATTGCTGTTCCAATATATCCATATAATTATGCAGTAATACCAAATGATACTGTTACTCTAAAAGCATCGTCATTAGACCCGTTAGCCCTGTCCACCAAATATATATTTGAAATTGATACAACACTAAATTTTTCAAGCCCATTTAAACAAGTTGGTGTGCTTATTAGTACTGGTGGCGTGTTAGAATGGACTCCATCTATTACACTTAAAGATAGCTCTGTTTATTTTTGGCGTATATCTCCAGATTCAATAGATAATACTGGCTTCCAATGGAGAACATCGTCTTTTCAATACATACAAGGCAAGCACGGTTGGGGACAAGCAAATTTCTCACAATACAACAACAACGAATATGAATTTATTAAACAGATTCAACCAACAAAAGAGTTTGATTATTTCGGCAACTTTAGCACACTATTAATTAGAAATGCCGGATACTGGAACACCTCACTATCAATTACTACCTTTATGATAAATGGGCTTGTAGCAGCACCTAGATCATGTTTGTTTGCAGGCACAGGCGGTGTTGCTGGAATTAATTTTGTAGTTATTAATCCTAAATCAGGCAAGCCTTGGAATACCGGCCCGAATACAACAAACGGAAGAACCGGGAAGTACAAAAACTATGTTTTCCCGGGAGCTTGTGACAATAGAAACACCTTTGATTACTGTACAAAATCAGGCCCAGTTGATTCTGCAGGAGCTGTAATAATAAGAGGCCCAAGCTATTGGAGACAAGCCATACGAGACTTTATAGACTCTATTCCTAATGGACATATTGTGTTGGCATATACAATCCCAGAGCTTGCCGGGGCTCGCCAAAATCACTACTTAAATTTAGACACTACGTTGTATAGCTCTTTTGAAAAATTTGGAGCAGGACTCGTAAGAACAGTAAACGACACAACACCTTATTTGATTTCGGGTGTAAAAGGTGCAGCTATAGGGAGTGCGACTGAAATAGTTGGAGCAATTGCAAATACTGCCTATACGCTAACAGACACTTTTTTGACTAACTGGAATGAAGGCTCTATTACTTCTACATTGATTGGACCGTCTAAAAACTGGAAATCATTGCATTGGAGAGAGAAATCTATTGAAGCAATAGATAAAGATAGTGTAATGTTAAACGTAATTGGCGTAACAGCAAGCGGAACAGAAAACAACTTAGCTAGCTTCCCTCCGGATTCGGCAGATGTATTTAACCTTGGAGCGTATGCTAATGCAGCTACATACCCATACTTAAAGCTAATATCCTATATGAAAGATGATAGTTTTAGAACTCCTTCTCAATTAAAACGTTGGCAAGTATTGTACGACCCTTATCCGGAAGCCGCAATAAATCCAAAAATAAACTATGCGCTACATGATAGTATGGTACAAGAAGGTGCAGACATAAGCCTCAGTTTAGGAATTGAAAATGTAAGCGAATTTAATTTTGTAGATAGTTTTGCAATAAAATATTGG
This region includes:
- the hppD gene encoding 4-hydroxyphenylpyruvate dioxygenase — translated: MSKEIKNVEYGLEKIFEGAQDFLPLLGTDYVEFYVGNAKQSAHFYKTAFGFQSLAYAGLETGVKDRTSYVLAQDKIRLVLTTPLKSDSPINEHLKKHGDGVKVIALWVEDATKSFEETTKRGAKPFMQPTVEKDEHGEVVRSGIYTYGETVHIFVERKNYKGTFMPGYKPWKSDYNPTPTGLKFIDHMVGNVGWGEMNQWVKWYEDVMGFVNFLSFDDKQIHTEYSALMSKVMSNGNGRIKFPINEPAEGKKKSQIEEYLDFYESPGVQHIAVATDDIIKTVSELRARGVEFLSAPPHAYYQEIPKRLGSHMSIMKEDINVLEKLAILVDADEEGYLLQIFTKPVEDRPTLFFEIIQRMGARGFGAGNFKALFESIEREQEKRGTL
- a CDS encoding homogentisate 1,2-dioxygenase; amino-acid sequence: MPIYHKLGDIPQKRHVVFQSKDNKHYYEQLFGTEGFSGMSSLLYHVHRPTQVKEILGSKDVSPKIAIQKNIKALLLEGFKVQPKADFLESRTALLVNNDVHLGLAAPQESTTSYFYKNADADEMLFIHKGSGTLKTFMGNIPFEYGDYLVIPRGMIYQMEFNSTDNRLLFLESFAPIYTPKRYRNHFGQMLEHSPFCERDYKLPVTIETHDKKGDFLIKVKKEGMLHDVVYATHPFDVIGWDGYNFPYGFSIHNFEPITGRVHQPPPVHQTFETDTFVVCSFCPRLYDYHPQAIPAPYNHSNIDSDEVLYYVDGDFMSRNNIKQGHITLHPKGIPHGPAPGAMERSIGQKETQELAVMVDTFKPLMVTEAAMGIDDGKYYKSWVE
- a CDS encoding N-acetyltransferase; this encodes MENIFFSHPTAVVDEGCKIAKGVKIWHFSHIMPNCTIGENCNIGQNVVISPDVVLGKNVKVQNNVSIYTGVTCGDDVFLGPSMVFTNVINPRSAVNRKSEYAKTHVGTGATIGANATIVCGHDIGEFAFIGAGAVVTKNVPAYALFVGNPAKQIGWMSEYGHRLSFDKDGVAVCSESKQKYKLENGKVTKIS
- the purS gene encoding phosphoribosylformylglycinamidine synthase subunit PurS; its protein translation is MKFKAEINIMPLKALLDPQGKAVTSSMKNIGLAEIENVRVGKHITLEIDATDEATAKAKVDEACKKLLANQIMESYDYTIGSI
- a CDS encoding CDP-alcohol phosphatidyltransferase family protein — translated: MRNNIPNFFTLANLLFGCIATVAALNNNLVGASYCVGFSLIFDFLDGFMARALKANSPIGKELDSLADMVSFGLVPGVIMFKLIGGALIYQSIQENMSLEARTVYTKLSYVAFLITLFSAWRLAKFNIDTRQHKTFIGLATPGNTLLIASFPLVIENPTNINEWLLNSAVLNPYFLLVLVVFLSYLLVANIRMFSFKMETFSFADNKPQYILVVSSIILIAFFQYIGLLLVVPLYILLSLVFGGLKKKPTQ
- a CDS encoding MBOAT family protein produces the protein MLFNSIHFIVFLPIVFMLYWSIKHEWRWILLLIASYYFYLSWEPWFGLLLLGTTIVDYYSAIKIYNTQDKHKKKIWLSISLTANLGCLAYFKYSSFFYNSIIDIVNMTSGKGLESISSIILPVGLSFYTFQSISYTIDVYRSVNKPETNLARFALYVSFFPQLVAGPVERFSHLMPQLYEKKEFNYSDFGEGIRLCIWGFFKKLVVADRLATFVDPVFNDVENYSGLTFLVAGFFFVVQLYCDFSGYTDIARGVAKFFGFSLLINFNRPLLSTSIRDFWKRHHISMTTWFRDYLYFSLGGNKKGFTKQITNIFIVFLISGLWHGAGWNFVLWGFFHALFFSLELIVSKFSFYKKTTTAQHSLFNTQRFLGWIYFLLVHSITLILFRTKSIHDIHFIFSSLFSFSHFDAINTLNQLLSINTTFPLFVTLTVVLFLFSADFISERIEKKGYTIPNFLLIAYYLVLTVAIFILGQFNANEFVYFQF
- a CDS encoding PorV/PorQ family protein, giving the protein MNYIHLKRFTFSLLVCTSTILFAQAPKYSNEFLSVGVGARALGMSNAVVASVNDVTSGYWNPAGLVHMNSNVQVGLMHSEYFAGIAKYDYGSFAFKIDSSSAIGFSLIRFGVDNIPNTTELIDAQGNINYDRITTFSSIDYGFLVSYARKLKIEGLNLGVNAKVVRRTVGDFGGAWGFGADAGIQYNKNKWLFGLMARDITTTFNAWSYTLSDQTKNTFALTGNEIPENSLEITLPKLILGVSKKFSFFTNRFSVAPEANLMFTFDGKRNVVIKSDFTSIDPTLGLEMDYQNLIFFRAGIGNIQQTTDVTNKSVTTFQPNIGAGVKIKGVTLDYALTDIGDRSIALYSNVFSLKIDINKRVNKT